The proteins below are encoded in one region of Pacificitalea manganoxidans:
- a CDS encoding phage major capsid protein — protein sequence MSGMRQEAGGRKAQAQVRRASPLARGVPGGMARRDSVGQDLASHGIAAQRMAGRKAAQQDICARATSAARETAQDAGGVAEAAPDLHRALRGFLSEMKGFQNDVTTQLQATEERMTMLDRKSQFAMRRPALATASDVEAPHRSAFETYLRSGDDDALRGIDLEGKALSSAVAADGGYLVDPQTAETVKSALSSTASIRAVAQVVTVEAGSFDVLVDRGEMGSGWASESGASVETDTGQVERISIPLHELSAMPKASQRLLDDSAFDIDGWLAGRIADKFARAEAGAFVNGDGIDKPKGFLAHPKVETELWEWGNLGFVPSGVSGAFGSADALIDLVYALGAPYRANACFVMNSKTAGAVRKLKDADGRFLWSDGLSSGEPARLLGYAVLIAEDMPDIAADAYAIAFGDFRAGYTVAERPDLRVLRDPFSAKPHVLFYATRRVGGDVTDFAAIKLMKFAPAS from the coding sequence ATGAGCGGGATGAGGCAAGAGGCCGGGGGCCGTAAGGCGCAGGCGCAGGTGCGGCGGGCAAGCCCCTTGGCGAGGGGCGTGCCGGGTGGAATGGCGCGCCGGGACTCGGTGGGCCAGGACTTGGCGAGCCACGGGATAGCGGCCCAACGGATGGCGGGGCGCAAGGCCGCGCAGCAGGACATCTGCGCGCGGGCCACATCTGCGGCGCGGGAAACGGCGCAGGATGCGGGGGGCGTGGCGGAGGCAGCGCCGGACCTGCATCGCGCATTGCGGGGGTTCCTGAGCGAAATGAAGGGCTTCCAGAACGACGTGACGACCCAACTTCAAGCAACCGAAGAGCGAATGACCATGCTGGACCGTAAATCTCAATTTGCCATGCGCCGTCCGGCGCTGGCCACCGCAAGCGATGTCGAGGCGCCGCATCGGTCGGCCTTCGAGACCTATCTGCGTTCCGGCGACGATGACGCCCTGCGCGGCATCGATCTGGAGGGCAAGGCCCTGTCGAGCGCGGTGGCCGCCGATGGGGGCTATCTGGTCGATCCGCAGACCGCCGAGACGGTAAAATCGGCGCTGAGCTCCACCGCCTCGATCCGGGCGGTGGCGCAGGTGGTGACGGTCGAGGCGGGCTCGTTCGATGTGTTGGTGGACCGGGGCGAGATGGGCTCTGGCTGGGCGAGCGAAAGCGGCGCGTCGGTGGAGACCGATACCGGGCAGGTCGAGCGGATTTCGATCCCGCTGCATGAATTGTCGGCCATGCCGAAGGCCAGCCAGCGGCTGCTGGATGACAGCGCCTTTGACATTGACGGCTGGCTGGCGGGGCGCATCGCGGACAAGTTCGCCCGCGCCGAGGCCGGGGCATTCGTCAATGGCGACGGGATCGACAAGCCCAAGGGCTTCCTCGCCCATCCGAAGGTCGAAACCGAGCTGTGGGAATGGGGCAATCTGGGCTTTGTTCCGTCGGGCGTGTCGGGGGCGTTCGGCAGCGCCGATGCGCTGATCGATCTGGTCTATGCGCTGGGTGCGCCCTACCGGGCGAATGCGTGTTTCGTGATGAATTCCAAGACCGCTGGCGCGGTGCGCAAGCTGAAGGACGCCGATGGCCGGTTCCTGTGGTCCGACGGGCTGTCGAGCGGGGAGCCTGCGCGGCTGCTGGGCTACGCGGTGCTGATCGCGGAGGACATGCCCGACATTGCCGCCGATGCCTATGCCATCGCGTTCGGTGATTTCCGCGCGGGCTACACGGTGGCGGAGCGGCCCGATCTGCGGGTGCTGCGCGATCCGTTTTCCGCCAAGCCGCATGTGCTGTTCTACGCCACCCGCCGCGTGGGCGGGGATGTGACCGATTTCGCGGCGATCAAGCTGATGAAATTCGCCCCGGCCAGCTAA
- a CDS encoding head-tail adaptor protein, which produces MSARRHEVPRPGTRLRLMSPGAVPDGAGGRVRSWTELGTVWGELRAGRGGARLQGGSGGAVASRVPVTVILRAAPVGDPARPVPGQRFMTEARAFDVLSVAEAGAPIVPGWLVCTCEEEVAR; this is translated from the coding sequence ATGAGCGCGCGACGGCATGAGGTGCCGCGCCCCGGCACCCGCCTGCGGCTGATGAGCCCCGGTGCGGTGCCGGATGGCGCGGGCGGGCGCGTGCGGTCGTGGACCGAGCTGGGGACGGTCTGGGGGGAGTTGCGCGCAGGGCGCGGCGGCGCGCGGCTGCAAGGCGGCTCGGGCGGGGCGGTGGCGTCACGGGTGCCGGTGACGGTCATTTTGCGCGCGGCACCGGTGGGCGATCCGGCGCGGCCCGTGCCGGGGCAGAGGTTTATGACCGAGGCCCGTGCATTTGACGTGCTGAGCGTGGCGGAGGCGGGCGCGCCGATCGTGCCGGGCTGGCTGGTCTGCACCTGCGAAGAGGAGGTCGCGCGATGA
- a CDS encoding phage major tail protein, TP901-1 family, whose product MAAQNGRDLLIKLDLTGDGQFETVAGLRATRVSFNAETVDVTSMASSGGWRELLGGAGVRSAAISGSGVFRDAATDERARQIFFDGECPDFQVIVPDFGRVQGAFQITALEYAGSHDGEASYELSLASAGALSFVPL is encoded by the coding sequence ATGGCGGCTCAGAATGGCAGGGATCTTCTTATCAAGCTGGATCTGACCGGCGACGGGCAGTTCGAGACGGTGGCGGGGCTGCGGGCGACGCGGGTGTCGTTCAATGCGGAGACGGTCGATGTGACCTCGATGGCGAGCAGCGGCGGCTGGCGCGAATTGCTGGGCGGGGCGGGCGTGCGCTCGGCTGCGATTTCCGGCTCTGGCGTGTTTCGCGACGCGGCGACGGATGAACGGGCGCGGCAGATCTTCTTTGACGGGGAATGCCCGGATTTTCAGGTGATCGTGCCGGATTTCGGGCGGGTGCAGGGCGCGTTTCAGATCACGGCGCTCGAATATGCGGGCAGCCATGACGGGGAGGCGAGCTATGAGCT
- a CDS encoding DUF3168 domain-containing protein, whose product MSYAVTGALQAAVYQVLVTDPALTDLIGGAVHDALPDPGAALPPVYVLLGAEEARARDDATAQGALIRFTLSVMGGPEGFAQVKAAAAAVCDALEPGLPPLARGRVISLRFERARAVRTGTQGGRRIDLRFAARVED is encoded by the coding sequence ATGAGCTATGCGGTGACAGGGGCGCTTCAGGCGGCGGTGTATCAGGTGCTGGTCACGGACCCGGCGCTGACGGACCTGATCGGCGGGGCGGTGCATGACGCGCTGCCCGATCCGGGCGCGGCGCTGCCGCCTGTCTATGTGCTGCTGGGCGCGGAGGAGGCGCGTGCCCGCGACGACGCTACAGCGCAGGGCGCGCTGATCCGGTTCACGCTGTCGGTAATGGGCGGGCCGGAGGGATTTGCGCAAGTAAAGGCCGCAGCGGCGGCGGTGTGTGACGCGCTTGAGCCGGGCCTGCCGCCATTGGCGCGCGGGCGCGTGATTTCGCTGCGGTTTGAGCGGGCGCGGGCGGTGCGGACCGGCACGCAGGGCGGGCGGCGGATCGATCTGCGCTTTGCCGCGCGGGTGGAGGACTAG
- a CDS encoding head-tail connector protein, whose protein sequence is MMLSELTTVPDAALPLARFREHLRLGSGFADAEAVEDGLIVPFLRAASVAVEAWTGKVLIERNFRWRLERWRGARVQDLPVAPVSAITALRVTDRLDWEVVVDPATWRLIPDTHRPGLAARGAALPSVPEGGFVCVDFTAGFGPDWDDLPADLAQAVMLLAAHYYEYRHEMRMGEGVMPYGVSALIERWRNMRLLAGGPRR, encoded by the coding sequence ATGATGTTGAGCGAACTGACGACGGTGCCCGACGCCGCCCTGCCGCTGGCGCGGTTCAGGGAGCATCTGCGGCTGGGGTCCGGCTTTGCCGATGCGGAGGCCGTGGAGGACGGGCTGATCGTGCCGTTTCTGCGTGCGGCGAGCGTGGCGGTGGAGGCGTGGACCGGGAAGGTCTTGATAGAGCGGAATTTTCGCTGGCGGCTGGAGCGCTGGCGTGGGGCGCGGGTGCAGGATCTGCCGGTGGCGCCAGTGAGCGCGATCACGGCGCTGCGGGTGACCGACCGGCTGGATTGGGAGGTCGTGGTCGATCCCGCTACATGGCGGTTGATCCCCGACACGCACAGGCCGGGGCTGGCGGCGCGCGGGGCGGCGCTGCCGTCGGTGCCGGAGGGCGGGTTTGTCTGCGTGGACTTCACCGCCGGGTTCGGCCCGGACTGGGACGACCTGCCCGCCGATCTGGCGCAGGCGGTGATGCTGCTGGCCGCGCATTACTACGAATACCGCCACGAGATGCGGATGGGCGAGGGCGTGATGCCCTATGGCGTGTCGGCGCTGATCGAGCGCTGGCGCAACATGCGGCTGCTGGCCGGGGGGCCGCGCCGATGA